ACGGCCCTGCCTTGATTAATATCCTTGTCAGAAGAGGTGAAAATTGTTATCCAATGGTTCCTCCCGGTAAAAGTAATGCTCAAATGGTTGGATATGTTAATTGTGAAGACTAATTTTTTTAAAATTCCTCATTTTAAAAAATTAACTTTAAGATAATTTTAAAAACTTAGATATTTCTGAATTGAAAAAATTATCAAAAATTTTAATTATAATCTGTTTGATTGTTCTTAATCCTGTAATAGTAAACTCGGCCGAAATTCTTCAAATTAAGAGTTCAAATACTATTTTAGTGGGGGATCAAAATAGAAATTTAATTATTGGATTATTTTGTGTAGATGTAAATGAAAATGATGAGATTGAAGCAACTAATCTACTTAAGAGTGAATTCCCAAGGGGGAGCAAAGTGAAAATAAAGCCTTTCGGTTTCAAAGAGAATGTTTTGATAGCCAAAGTTTTTAATATTAAAGGTACTAAGGAGATGACTGAATTATTGGTCGCAAATAACTTAAGTAGTGCAATTTGTCCAAGTTAATTATCTTTATGAGCAAATAAGATTCCATTGTCTTGAAATTGTTTTGCTTCTTCTCCAGGAATAAAATTCTTTATTGAATTTGTATGTGCATAAATTTGAGATGTCTATATTTATATGAGGGATGTTCTCATTTAAAAGTTGTTTATAGGCAGATCTTTTTAGATCAAGTTGATTTAAGTTTTGCTCTCTGAAGTGATTTGAATCATTAAAACAAAAATCTTTTTTAGTTTTAGTTAATTTGACAGTTATGTTTTTGTTTTCTGCCTTTCTATAAAATTCTTGGAGAGTAATTTTATCAACTAGATAATTTTCCTTGGAAATTGCTGGTCCTATTGCAACAAGTAAGTCATCTCTAGATGTCCCAAAAGCATCGAAAATTTTTACCAGATTTTTTATTATTTTTTTTTCTAAACCTCTTCTCCCACAATGCAAGGTTGCTACATTTCTTGTCCTTTTATCTGCAAAAAATATTGGCATACAATCAGCTGTATAAACCCATAAGTTTTGACTGCATTTATTGCCAACAAGACCATCTGCATCAGTCTTAGTTCCTTTTTGAGAATTAGATCCAAACACTATCACATTACTGTGAATTTGATTGGAAACACAATTTATAGAATTTTTATTAAAGTGATTCCCTAATAATTGAAGAAATTTCTCAGAGCAAGACTTGGTGAAGTATGCATGTTTGAAATTATTTTGACTAAGAATAGGTGATGAATAATACTCAAATTTTTTGTTTTGAATATAAATTTCATCTTTTGAGAAATATATTTCTTTGTAAGGAATAGTTCCTGCTCCTAATCTGAATTTATGTAATTAATTCAATATCTCTTAAGATCCAGAATCCTGCAAATTTTTCGATATACGGCGTTGACTGTATGGAAATAAATTGATAACCAAAAGAATTTTTTTTATTCTCTAAAAACTTTGTATTCAAAATGTTTGCATCTTTTTCTGGTAAATCAGTTACCAGCCACTTATCATCTTCTGAAGCTTCAAGTATGAGTTGGTTCTTATTCATGAATAATTTAATAGGTTCTAAACAACTGAACCATGCAGAAAGTGCTAAAGATCTATCTTTGCTAAAAAGTCTTAATCCTGGAACTAAGTAATTATCATCTAAATCTTGCTGAATTGGGAAAATATCTCCAAATTCTATAGGCCAATTTTCTGCTGATTTTAATTCGCCAATTGATATTTCAGAGATAGTTAAAGCATCACCCCTCACTGCTTCTGGCAGAGGTTGAGGAGGGTTTTCCATTTTAGAAGAAAAAGTAGGGGCTAATACACCTCTTACATAACCTTTTTCCTTTGGATAAATCTCTTTCTCGAGAAATTCGATTCTATCTAATAAATCGTAAGTTCTCCTACTTACAATAGCCTCAATATTAAGGCCCTCCAGAGATTTTTTAATGATCGTTTTCATTGACGACCTCCAGAATCGAACTATTGAAGGTTTCTCCCACCCTTGTTTTTTTGCTTCACTTATTGCTTCATTTAGTGCTTTTGTAAGCCATACTGAGTTAACTTCATTGGAAGGGCATTTTTTATTCCAAAGAAAAATATCTTCTGTCTTATAACTTCTTGTAGAGCAAATAATTAACTCCCACCTTTTTTTTCCGTTTGATTCAATAATTGGTCTTGAGTAAAAGTCTAATTCCCAATCTGAAATTTTTAATTTAAGACTTGATTCTATTTTTTTGTTGATGTTCATTTATCTTGTTCTTTTTTATCGAAGAGGGCTTTAGTTTTTAATGCTCTCTCTGTGGCTTCTTGCATAACTTTTTGCTTATCAATAATTAATTCTCCCGCAGAGTTTTCCAGGAGTGATGTATTGAGACCAATGCGCCCTTTTTCGAGGTCAATTTCAGATATCAAAGCTTTTATAATTTCCCCTTCTCTAAAAACTTCTCTTAAAGAACGAATCGATCCATTTGTTAGTGAGGATTGATGAAGAAGTCCACTAGCTCCCCCTAAATCAATAAAAAAGCCATATGGTTTTACAGCTAAAACTTCTCCTTCAATTAATTGACCTAATTCTAGACTTGCAAATTTAGAAACTAATGATGCTTTCTTTTCAGAGAGAACTAATTTTCTAGATTCTGGATTAACCTCAAGAAAAGCCACTTTTAGATTTTTGCCAACAAAAGATTGATAATCTTGACCATCTTCAAGTTGGGATCTGGGGATAAATCCTCTTAATCCATCTACATCACAAGTAAGCCCACCTCTGTTAAATCCATTAATTAAAACGTTAATTAATTCTCCATTTTTTGCGGAACTTGATACCTTCTCCCAACTTTGCCTGAGAATTAATGCCCGAGCGCTCACTGTTACCATTCCATCAGCATTTTGTTCTTTGATAACCAAAACTTCCATTTCAAGGCCTATAGAAAACTTTTCTTTAAAGTTAGTTATGACACCCAAGCCACATTCTTTTTTGGGCATATAACCAGGTGCCTTTCCACCAATGTCAACATATAATCCATCACTTTCGATTGCTATAACCTTACCTGAAATTGTTTCTCCAGTAGCCCCAATTGGCTCATTTGCATTTAAAGCCTCCAAAAAAGCACTTTCATCAAAATCGAATTCATCAACTGTTCTTTCTAATTGAAAATCTGTATTTTGCTCAGAAAAATTAAGCGGTCTATTTAAGTCTTTTTGAGTTAAATCTTGTTGAGAAATATCAAAATCATTAGTCTTTTCATTATTGTCCTCAATTTCTTTTACTGAATTATCTTTATTGATTTGAGGTTTGATTGCAATATTTTCTTTTTTTATATCTTCTTGCGAATTGTTTTGCTCATTATTTATTTCTTGAGAACCTTTCTTGCTTATGTGAAGTACCTGAAGAGGTTTTTTATTGCCCTTTGATTGGAAATTATCTTGGGCATTTTTATTACTTGCTCCCATCGTAGGTAAAATAAGAATAATTAATTATTAACATACTCTAAATGTTAGTACTCAAAATAAAAATTAATGAACTTTAAACCAATATCTAATAAATTTGAATATTTAAATTGGCAAGAAATTGAGAGTATTGCAAAAGAAAAAAGATCAACATTGATTTGGCCATTTGGAGCTGTTGAGCAACATGGACCTCATTTGCCTCTTGCTACAGATAGTATTTTTGTTGATGACATAGTTAGCGAAGTTTTTAAATTATTACCTGCCGAGATTCCATTAAAAAAACTTCCAACTCAATATATTGGCTTTTCGCCAGAACATAAAGGTTTTGCTGGGACAATTTCACTTTCCTCAAATTTAATTACCTCAATGATTAAGGAAGTCGGAGGTCAATTATCTGAAATGGGTTTTAAAAGATTGATATTAATAAATGGTCATGGAGGTCAAATCTCACTACTAAATACAGCGGCAAGAGAGCTAAGAAGCTTCTCACCAGGGATGGCAGTTTTCCCTTGTTTTCTATGGAGTGGTGTTAATGGATTAAGTGAATTGTTAACAAAAACTGAGATCGAGGATGGGCTTCATGCCTCTTTAGCTGAAACAAGTTTGATGCTCGCTTTGAAACCAGAATTAGTAGGTGATGAACGCCCAAATGAGGGCCTTAAAGGACAAATCCCAGAAGGCTGGAGTCTAGAGGGGAATGCGCCTACTGCTTGGCTTACTGACGACTTCAGTAAATCAGGTGTTATTGGAGATAGTAGAGGAGCAAATGAGTCTTTAGGAAAAAATTTAAAGGAATTATTGATTAATCATTGGTTCAAATTGATAATGAATCTGATGCAATCAGATTGGCCAAACAATTCTTAAATAAGTTTAAGTAAAAAATGTGACTTAACAATTGAAACTATTTTCATGATATTTAAATAAACTCTCTATAATAATGTAATATTCATGCATAATGAGCTAAAGATTACTGACATGCAAACTCTAGAATCAAATAAAAAAACTATTGAAGAATCGATTAATCCGATTTCTTTAGATTTACCCGACTTCACTACAGATTCTTATAAGGATGCATACAGCAGAATTAATGCAATTGTTATTGAGGGAGAGCAAGAGGCTCATGATAATTACATTTCAATAGCAACTTTAATTCCAAATGAGTTAGAGGAACTAACTAAATTGGCGAGAATGGAAATGAAGCATAAAAAAGGCTTTACTGCATGTGGAAGAAATTTAGGTGTGGTAGCTGATATGGATTTTGCTAAAAAATTCTTTTCTAAATTACATGGCAATTTTCAAATTGCTCTTGAAAAAGGAAATTTAACAACATGTCTTTTAATACAAGCCATATTAATTGAAGCATTTGCAATTTCTGCTTATAACGTCTACATAAGAGTTGCTGATCCTTTTGCAAAAAAAATAACAGAGGGAGTGGTTAAAGATGAATATCTTCATTTAAATTACGGTCAAGAATGGCTTAAAGAGAATCTATCAACTTGTAAAGAGGAATTAATGGAAGCTAATAAGGTTAATCTTCCGTTAATTAAAAAGATGTTAGATGAAGTAGCAGATGACGCATCAGTTTTAGCTATGGACAGAGAAGAATTGATGGAAGAATTTATGATTGCTTATCAAGATACATTGATGGAAATAGGTCTAGATAATAGGGAAATTGCAAGAATGGCTATGGCAGCTATCGTCTAATTACATTTCTAATTAATTAAGGCTTTTAATAATTAATCAAACCTATTTAAGTAGTTACCTCTGTGCTATTGTTCATAACATCGTATAGAAACCATTTATAAATTTTAAATGTTTGGGTTAATAGGCCACTCAACAAGTTTTGAAGATGCAAAAAGAAAAGCTTCGATGCTAGGCTTTGATCATATTGCTGATGGTGACTTGGATGTTTGGTGTACTGCTCCTCCTCAGCTTGTTGAAAATGTTGAAGTTAAGAGTGCAACTGGAATATCTATTGAAGGTTCTTATATAGATTCGTGCTTTGTTCCTGAAATGCTTTCTAGGTTTAAAACCGCTAGGCGAAAAGTACTAAATGCTATGGAACTAGCTCAGAAAAAGGGAATAAATATTACCGCTTTAGGAGGATTTACTTCTATTATTTTTGAGAATTTTAATCTTCTACAGCATAAACAAATTAGAAATACTTCATTAGAGTGGGAAAGGTTTACTACTGGGAATACTCATACCGCCTGGGTTATTTGTAAGCAACTAGAAATAAATGCTCCTCGCATTGGGATAGACCTTAAAAAAGCAACTGTTGCTGTAATTGGTGCTACAGGTGATATTGGTAGCGCTGTTTGTAGGTGGCTTATCAATAAAACTGGGATTTCAGAAATTCTTATGGTAGCAAGACAACAAGAACCTTTAGCGCTGTTACAAAAAGAATTAGATGGTGGCACCATAACAAGTTTGGATGAGGCATTGCCTCAGGCGGACATTGTTGTGTGGGTTGCAAGTATGCCTAAAACTATTGAAATTGATACTGACAACTTAAAAAAACCATGTTTAATGATTGATGGTGGATACCCCAAAAATCTTGATGAGAAATTTCAGGGTGAAAATATTTATGTTTTAAAAGGAGGTATAGTAGAGTTTTTCAATGATATTGGTTGGAATATGATGGAACTTGCGGAAATGCAAAACCCTCAGCGAGAGATGTTTGCTTGCTTCGCAGAAGCTATGATTTTAGAATTTGAAAAGTGTCATACAAACTTTAGTTGGGGAAGAAATAACATTTCCCTTGAAAAGATGGAATTTATTGGAGCAGCTTCTTTAAAGCATGGTTTTTCCGCCATTGGACTCGATAAGCAGCCTAAAGTATTAACTGTCTAAATCATGGCTAAACGTTACCTTCTTGATTTTGAAAAGCCTCTTGTTGAACTTGAGAAGCAAATTGAGCAAATTAAAGAATTAGCTCGAGATTCAGAGGTAGATGTTAGTCAACAGCTTCTACAGCTTGAAACCTTAGCTGCTAGAAGAAGAGAAGAAATATTTAAATCTCTCACCCCTGCTCAAAAGATACAGGTAGCTAGACATCCTCAAAGACCAAGTACTTTGGACTTTGTTCAAATGTTTTGTGATGACTGGATCGAATTACATGGAGACAGAAATGGTGGCGATGATATGGCATTAATTGGGGGGATAGGTTCGATAAATAATAGACCAGTGTTGATTTTAGGGCATCAAAAAGGAAGGGATACAAAAGAAAATGTAGTAAGAAACTTTGGGATGGCAAAACCAGGAGGTTACAGAAAAGCTCTTAGATTAATGCAGCATGCAAATAGATTCGCTTTGCCAATTCTTACATTTATTGATACTCCTGGAGCTTATGCTGGTTTAAAAGCTGAAGAACAAGGTCAAGGAGAAGCAATTGCAAGAAACCTTCGAGAGATGTTTGGATTGAAAGTTCCAATTGTTGCTACTGTCATTGGAGAAGGAGGTTCAGGAGGCGCACTTGGAATAGGTGTCGCCGATAGGTTACTAATGTTTGAACACAGTGTTTACACCGTTGCTAGTCCAGAAGCATGTGCATCAATTTTGTGGAGAGATGCTGCTAAGGCACCAGAAGCGGCATCAGCACTTAAAATTACAGGCAAAGATTTACTGAAATTAGGTATTATAGATGAGGTTTTACCAGAACCTTCTGGTGGGAATAATTGGGCTCCTTTAGATGCTGGTAACACACTAAAAGAGGCTATTGAGAAACACCTGAATGCTCTACTGCAAATGCCTGAAGACCAATTAATTGAGGAAAGATACAAAAAGTTCAGGGTTTTAGGTAAATTTATCGAAGCAAATAATATTGAAGAGATTTATAGTGAAATCCCCCAAAAAACTGAATAACTTGAAACTAGCTTTTATAACGGGTGCTACGAAAGGTATTGGTAGATCTACCGCAATTACTTTTGCCAATGCTGGCTGGGATTTAATTTTACTCTCCAGGAATATGGATTTAATGGAGAAACTAAAGAGCGAACTGTTGACCACTAAATCAAAAATTAACCTAGTAAATTGTGATTTATCTAATTCCCTAGAAATAGAGCAGTGTGTTAAAGAGGCAATTGAGAAATATGGATGCCCTTCAGTATTGATAAATAATGCAGGTTGCGCATTTAATAGCCCTTTAGTCGAAATGGAATTAGATCAATGGGAACAAACTATTCAAATAAACCTGACAAGTGTTTTTCAAATTTGTAGTTCAATAATTCCTCAAATGAGAAAAAATGGTGGTTTAGTTATTAATGTTAGTAGTCATGCCTCTTATAATGCATTCCCACAATGGGGAGCTTATTGTGTTTCAAAATCTGCATTAGCTATGTTTACTAAATGCTTGAGGGAGGAGGAGAGATCTAATTCAATAAGAGCTTGTACAATAACTCTGGGCTCAGTTAATACTCCTCTTTGGGACTCCGAATCAATTAATTCTGATTTTGATAGAACTTCTATGCTCTCATCAAAAGAGGTATCAGAAACTATTCTCTACATGGCTAGTAAACCTCAATCACAGTTGATCGAAGACTTGACTTTGATGCCTTCTGGCGGAGCATTTTAAAAAATTTGTTTATCTGATTAATCTTAAAACAGTGATTTTTTTTAGTACTATTTAGAACCCGATTGAACAAGAGAATGTGATATAGTATATGAGCAATTAAGCTTTAGGAAGATACAGTTAATTAAGTTGCATACAATTTTCTGTTTAGAATTTTATGACCTCTACATTACCCAACGATAATATTAGAAACTTTGACGACCAGATTACTAATAAATTAATTTCTGAAATTATAAGAGACAGAATTAAGAATTCTGGTACAAGATTTAGTGCGAACGATAATATTTCTGATTTTATAAATCCTGGTGAATTAGAAATTTTAGAAAAAGAAGTAGCCTCAAGAGTTAAAGATCTACTAAAGTCCCTCGTAATTGATGTTGAGAATGATCATAATACTCAAGAAACTGCTGAGAGAGTTTCAAAAATGTATCTAAACGAAGTTTTTAAAGGCAGGTATCATGAACAACCTAAAGTTACAAGTTTTCCTAATGACAAGAATCTTGATGAAATTTATACAGTTGGTCCAATTTCGGTCAGATCTGCATGTTCACATCACTTAGTACCAATTCTTGGAGAGTGTTGGATAGGTATTAAACCTGGAAATAAAGTCATAGGACTTTCAAAATTTGCGAGAGTTGCTGATTGGGTTTTTTCAAGACCTCATATTCAGGAAGAAGCTGTAATGATTCTTGCAGATGAAATTGAAAAACTTTGCGAACCTAAAGGTTTAGGCATTATTGTGAAGGCCCAACATTATTGTATGAAGTGGAGGGGAGTCAAAGAACCAAATACAAGCATGATTAATTCTGTTGTGAGAGGCGATTTTAGACACGATTTAAGTTTAAAACAAGAATTTTTTGAACTTGTAAAACAGCAGTCCGCTACTAATAATTACTAAAACCTTTTTAACAACTTAAAAAGATCCTCTGTTTTTTTTATATCTTTTAAACCTGGAGATATTTCAATACTACTTGAAATATCTAGGCCATCTGGTTTGAAGTTAGTAAGTATTTCATCAATCCATTCAATTGATATTCCACCTGCCAACAACCATGGTTTGCTAAATTGCAAATTCTTTAAATAAATAGAATTTATTTTTTTCCCTGAACCTCCATAAGTTTCTTTATTCCAAGAATCAAGTAGTATCGCATCTATAAAATCTTCAAAAGGTTTTATTTTATCTATGTCCTTTTCCGTTTTTATTCTGAAAGCCTTCCATAGGCCAATATAGGGAATTTTTTTCCTTATTTCTTTGCAATAATCAATATCTTCATCTCCATGTAATTGAATGATAGTTTCACTTGGGTTGCCTAAGAAGTTTTTGATAATTAAATCTATAGGACAATTTTGCACGACAGTTACTCTATCGATTTTTGGATAAAAGCTTTCTAGGGTTTTAAATATTTTTTTCTTAATTTCAGCTGATACATACCTTGGCGACTCTTCAACCGAAATAATGCCAATAGCATTCGCTCCTAATTTAGCGACTTGAAGAGCTTGTTCTTCAGAAGTTAGTCCACAAATTTTAACTAAAGGATTAGTCTTGGGCATATCATTATCCTGCATGTAAGATTAATATTATTGCTAAATATAGCGGAGATTATTTTTGAGAAGTTGGCAAATTTTTAAAATATGGGGAATTCCCTTTAAAGTTCATCCCTATTGGTTTGTTATTCTCTTTTTATTCTCATGGAGTATAAGTAATCAGGTCAATTTATCTTCTGGCGATGTCTACAATAATAAAGAAGCTTGGATTATAGGTTTTTTAACTTCTTTTTTCTTATTATCTTCAATTATTTTCCATGAGGTTTTTCATACTTTTGTTTCACTTAATCAGGGTGTAAAAATAAAAAAAATTACTTTTTATTTTTTAGGAGCAATTTTACAAATAGATAAGTATTGTCAAACTGCTTTAGGTAATATAAAAATTGCAATTGTAAGACCTCTTTTATGTTTCGCTACAGCATCTATCTTACTTTTAATTAGTAATAACAGTGCATCTCAGGAACAAATAGCAGTTAATGTGATTTCAAGAGTAGGTATATTTAATTTATTCTTAGGCTTCTTAAATTTGATTCCAATTGGTTCTTTAGATGGAGGGAATTTATTAAAAAGTATTATTTGGCATTTCTCAGGGAGTAAAAATAAAGGAAGAAATTTCCTCAATAAAGTAAATCTATTATTATCTTTTTTTGTTTTATTTTTTGGGGTAATTTGTTTATTTAGATTTAACTTTTACTTTGGTTTTATTGTTTCTTTTTTGGGCTTGTTTGGAATTAATTCTTCAAAATCTGAAAGTCAATTTTTTAAAATTGAAAACATACTTAAATTTAGTAAAATTTCTGAAATCAAATTAAAACCTTTGAGGAAAATTGAATACGATTCAAATTTCTCGGAATTTAATAAGTTAATAAAAAGTAAGAAGGATGCATCGGATAAATATTTTTTTATTACGAATAATGGTAGGTGGACCGGTTTTGTTGATGGGAATATTTTAAAAAATGTTTCCTTAAAAAAATGGGAACAGAACTTTATTGGAGATTTTAAGAAACCAATCGATAGTTTTGAAAGTGTATCTTATAACGATAAATTATGGAAAACTATAGAAAGAATTGAAGAAACAAATGAAGGTATTTTATTGGTTCTCAATGCTGCAGATATCCCTTTGGGGATAATTGATAGGTCAAAAATTGGAAACTTTGTATTGAACAAATTAGGTTTTAATTTGCCTTCAGATATTGTTAACAAATTAAACTTTAAAAATCATTATCCCTTAGGAATTGAATTGCCGAGAATAATTAATTCAATGAAGCAGAAAGGAGATCTTTAATAATTCTTGTCATTAAAATTTTCTATTTTTTATTATCTATGGCAATATTTTTGAAATTTATATTTGATTTATTTTTCACGAATGAATTTCTCAAATGTTTAACTATTTCATCATTTGTTAGTTTTAAATTTACTTTTGGTGGAGCTTCTTCTTTGAATAATTTGAACCACAAATCTCTTGAAGGATTTGTTTGAATTTCTCCATGTTGAAGGAATGCGCCTTTTTTACGAAATTGAGCACTACCTATTCTCTTAACCCCATCCTGATCAACTAAATCGGAAATGAATGAAGTCCCAAAACAATTTGTTTTAATGTTTGATTTTCGTGAATTACCATATTGTAAGTTTAGACCTAATTCTCTAAAACTTTTAATTAACCAATTATTAACCATTTCATAACTTAAGAACTTATAGTAAGTCTTTTTAAATGTTAATGCATATGTTATGCCTCCTGAATGCAGAACAGCACCTCCTCCGGAGGGACGTCTAACAATATTAATTTCCCCATTTGATAATAAATTTTTCCAATGAAGAGGAATTTCCTTTTGGTGATAGCCAATTGAAAGCCAATCCCCAGTCCAATAGTAGAACCTCAATGTGAGAATTATTTCAGGATTCGAAATTGTCTGATCTAAAGAATTTAAATCTAAAGCCATTTGATCAAATCCAGGTAAATTATTTGTTGAAAAAATTAAAGCCTGATTTTCAATTCCCAAAATTAACTTGGTAGGTTTATTTATGATAATTTTCAATAAATTTTTTCTTTCAATTTGTTAATTACGTAACATCATTTTGTAATAGTGTTTCAAATCTTCTCTTTTCGGTGGAGAATATAGGAAATAATTTTTTTACCATGGAGCCAACTCAAACAATAAACCTTATTGCATTAAGTCTCATAGTTGTTATGCATGCAGGAGTTTTAGCATTAAGACTAGGAATTAGTTTAGGTAGAAACTAAAGTCTATTAGGAAATTTAAAATTTGTAAGGTAATAATAAAGTAAGACTGAATTTATTTATTCAGTAAAAATATCAAGAACTTAATTTGTCAAAATCTTTTTATAAGAATAGTATTTCTCACAAAAAATATTTAGGGTCTGTTTTTATAAAAAGACAACAGAAAGAGGATAATTTTGTCTCTTTGATTTTTTTAATTATAAAAATTAGCTTTTCCCTTTTAGCAATAATAAGCCTAATTAAGCTTGGCTATAGCTCCAAAGTAAGGTTAACCAGATTAAAGGAAATTGAAGACTCATTTTCATACGAAAAATATAGATTTAATGTTTTAACAAATAAGTTTGATAATTTATTCTCTTCTGAAGGTGAGCAAAGATTTATGAAGGATCAGGATCAAATAATTTCTAGGGACATTATCAGAGTAATATGGCGTTGATAAGGATGATCTTGAATCATTCTACTTTTCATTTTTTAATTAACTTTTTTCTAGTGAGTAAGAACATTAAGGGTTTAGTCCTAATAACAGGAACAACTTCGGGAGTTGGATTAAATACTCTAAAACCTCTATTAAGATTTGGATGGGAGGTTATAGCAGTTAATCGATCGAACAAAAGAGCTATAAAAATAGCTGAAGAATTCTTGACAAAAGAGGAAGTTAAAAATGTTCACTTTATAGAAATAGATCTTTCTAACTTGGATGATGTGAGAAAAGGTTGCGATGAAATATTAGAAAGATTTAAGAAGCCAATAAATTCTCTTATTTGTAATGCAGCAGTTTATAAACCGAGACTAAAGAG
This window of the Prochlorococcus marinus XMU1410 genome carries:
- the pgeF gene encoding peptidoglycan editing factor PgeF, producing the protein MPYKEIYFSKDEIYIQNKKFEYYSSPILSQNNFKHAYFTKSCSEKFLQLLGNHFNKNSINCVSNQIHSNVIVFGSNSQKGTKTDADGLVGNKCSQNLWVYTADCMPIFFADKRTRNVATLHCGRRGLEKKIIKNLVKIFDAFGTSRDDLLVAIGPAISKENYLVDKITLQEFYRKAENKNITVKLTKTKKDFCFNDSNHFREQNLNQLDLKRSAYKQLLNENIPHINIDISNLCTYKFNKEFYSWRRSKTISRQWNLICS
- a CDS encoding Tab2 family RNA-binding protein; translation: MNINKKIESSLKLKISDWELDFYSRPIIESNGKKRWELIICSTRSYKTEDIFLWNKKCPSNEVNSVWLTKALNEAISEAKKQGWEKPSIVRFWRSSMKTIIKKSLEGLNIEAIVSRRTYDLLDRIEFLEKEIYPKEKGYVRGVLAPTFSSKMENPPQPLPEAVRGDALTISEISIGELKSAENWPIEFGDIFPIQQDLDDNYLVPGLRLFSKDRSLALSAWFSCLEPIKLFMNKNQLILEASEDDKWLVTDLPEKDANILNTKFLENKKNSFGYQFISIQSTPYIEKFAGFWILRDIELIT
- a CDS encoding S1 RNA-binding domain-containing protein, giving the protein MGASNKNAQDNFQSKGNKKPLQVLHISKKGSQEINNEQNNSQEDIKKENIAIKPQINKDNSVKEIEDNNEKTNDFDISQQDLTQKDLNRPLNFSEQNTDFQLERTVDEFDFDESAFLEALNANEPIGATGETISGKVIAIESDGLYVDIGGKAPGYMPKKECGLGVITNFKEKFSIGLEMEVLVIKEQNADGMVTVSARALILRQSWEKVSSSAKNGELINVLINGFNRGGLTCDVDGLRGFIPRSQLEDGQDYQSFVGKNLKVAFLEVNPESRKLVLSEKKASLVSKFASLELGQLIEGEVLAVKPYGFFIDLGGASGLLHQSSLTNGSIRSLREVFREGEIIKALISEIDLEKGRIGLNTSLLENSAGELIIDKQKVMQEATERALKTKALFDKKEQDK
- a CDS encoding creatininase family protein, with translation MNFKPISNKFEYLNWQEIESIAKEKRSTLIWPFGAVEQHGPHLPLATDSIFVDDIVSEVFKLLPAEIPLKKLPTQYIGFSPEHKGFAGTISLSSNLITSMIKEVGGQLSEMGFKRLILINGHGGQISLLNTAARELRSFSPGMAVFPCFLWSGVNGLSELLTKTEIEDGLHASLAETSLMLALKPELVGDERPNEGLKGQIPEGWSLEGNAPTAWLTDDFSKSGVIGDSRGANESLGKNLKELLINHWFKLIMNLMQSDWPNNS
- a CDS encoding aldehyde oxygenase (deformylating), with product MQTLESNKKTIEESINPISLDLPDFTTDSYKDAYSRINAIVIEGEQEAHDNYISIATLIPNELEELTKLARMEMKHKKGFTACGRNLGVVADMDFAKKFFSKLHGNFQIALEKGNLTTCLLIQAILIEAFAISAYNVYIRVADPFAKKITEGVVKDEYLHLNYGQEWLKENLSTCKEELMEANKVNLPLIKKMLDEVADDASVLAMDREELMEEFMIAYQDTLMEIGLDNREIARMAMAAIV
- a CDS encoding long-chain acyl-[acyl-carrier-protein] reductase codes for the protein MFGLIGHSTSFEDAKRKASMLGFDHIADGDLDVWCTAPPQLVENVEVKSATGISIEGSYIDSCFVPEMLSRFKTARRKVLNAMELAQKKGINITALGGFTSIIFENFNLLQHKQIRNTSLEWERFTTGNTHTAWVICKQLEINAPRIGIDLKKATVAVIGATGDIGSAVCRWLINKTGISEILMVARQQEPLALLQKELDGGTITSLDEALPQADIVVWVASMPKTIEIDTDNLKKPCLMIDGGYPKNLDEKFQGENIYVLKGGIVEFFNDIGWNMMELAEMQNPQREMFACFAEAMILEFEKCHTNFSWGRNNISLEKMEFIGAASLKHGFSAIGLDKQPKVLTV
- a CDS encoding acetyl-CoA carboxylase carboxyltransferase subunit alpha; this encodes MAKRYLLDFEKPLVELEKQIEQIKELARDSEVDVSQQLLQLETLAARRREEIFKSLTPAQKIQVARHPQRPSTLDFVQMFCDDWIELHGDRNGGDDMALIGGIGSINNRPVLILGHQKGRDTKENVVRNFGMAKPGGYRKALRLMQHANRFALPILTFIDTPGAYAGLKAEEQGQGEAIARNLREMFGLKVPIVATVIGEGGSGGALGIGVADRLLMFEHSVYTVASPEACASILWRDAAKAPEAASALKITGKDLLKLGIIDEVLPEPSGGNNWAPLDAGNTLKEAIEKHLNALLQMPEDQLIEERYKKFRVLGKFIEANNIEEIYSEIPQKTE
- a CDS encoding SDR family oxidoreductase produces the protein MKSPKKLNNLKLAFITGATKGIGRSTAITFANAGWDLILLSRNMDLMEKLKSELLTTKSKINLVNCDLSNSLEIEQCVKEAIEKYGCPSVLINNAGCAFNSPLVEMELDQWEQTIQINLTSVFQICSSIIPQMRKNGGLVINVSSHASYNAFPQWGAYCVSKSALAMFTKCLREEERSNSIRACTITLGSVNTPLWDSESINSDFDRTSMLSSKEVSETILYMASKPQSQLIEDLTLMPSGGAF
- the folE gene encoding GTP cyclohydrolase I, with protein sequence MTSTLPNDNIRNFDDQITNKLISEIIRDRIKNSGTRFSANDNISDFINPGELEILEKEVASRVKDLLKSLVIDVENDHNTQETAERVSKMYLNEVFKGRYHEQPKVTSFPNDKNLDEIYTVGPISVRSACSHHLVPILGECWIGIKPGNKVIGLSKFARVADWVFSRPHIQEEAVMILADEIEKLCEPKGLGIIVKAQHYCMKWRGVKEPNTSMINSVVRGDFRHDLSLKQEFFELVKQQSATNNY